The Palaemon carinicauda isolate YSFRI2023 chromosome 9, ASM3689809v2, whole genome shotgun sequence sequence agctctgcttcgtaggcacattaggcaaacgaaaaaactagatagttaactgtgaaaataaaacaattagttaattaattcccccgggggaactccgaagaggaacccccgcgggaaaagaataataagaattacacacaggaatgcgccctccttccccactgccactcacgggaagggggagggaaggcggagaactgtaacaaaacagaattaaaacaattataaatatgtaattcaactaagaatgttactaatcgtaagaacgaatgaaccccgaagggaagcgttctacacagaagctgaaaagttaacaaatgcaACTAGATTTAAAttatatgacaaatttgaagataatttgtatttttcctaaccatacaaaccttagctatttacattgggtttaccttttagcgcagctgaaatggcgagccattagaatttaacgagggtgtattacccccgcgctagttagcaggggggtaggggagtggtagctagctacccctcacacaccggtgaagctcactttcacttagaggtaggacttgtctagggggacagggctggcgggcacatgtGTGTtgatagttaaggtttgtatggttaggaaaaatacaaattatcttcgaatttgtcatttgttccgtaaccgaaataaaaaccacgttatttacattggatgacttaccccttaggtagggtggaaagtccccagccatactggctttggctttacctggggactcagaatccgagtgagttgcactcgagaaaaggagaccctgcacctcacaagttccttgctccgcaaggaaccgtgtggcctacataagcttgtgtctgaaggaagaagtgtgacccgtcctaggcagttgacctggagttccagaaggaactctgggttgggacgttcccaataccacctcatcagggtatgggggacgcgacagtattaactcaatactcggaacacaaggaagcatggtttacctgcagaggttcgaggtcagctatgcagagaccaggatgctgcttccccgtagaggggatgatgaagaaagaagtaagggccagacatacttctttcgttcatgcagactaaaacctgataacaatggtctcaaccttctgctacctgtccaaaaaggagtctgaggttagaccagctgttgtgtagccaccacagagcgatagaaaacgtatcgaaactcctgtgggtcacgccctgcaggaagcgggctgcgaaggtcattagacgcttccagactccagcttgtagcacctgcgtcacagagtagtattactcgaaggcgggggacgttgcgatgtatccgacatcgtgctgtagggcgacatgacgggggagggtctggagacaggtcgagatgaatgtccttgagtccgagctgaagaggtatactggtgactctcccccgtgtccttcttgtgctcctagaccggctgcaactgaggacaaactgcagctgttcccaaagctaacctctcgattcctttactggcaagaaggagaaggttttgggacatcagatacagaatggagactcaaaatcttgaaggaattggaccgaagggccgggaccccaagattctgagtctagccaacaactcaggagcgaacctgaatgttgtcttcccccattccttagaaagggcggagtcgtacgagaccaagaagattgcttacacactggccgcggccagagtgagcaggagacccaagacggaatacaatcagaggcctgacgtaaagggtcttgagaagatctcttaagggactaaaaagtccgagccatgctccaagttggaggtctcactccgactagggcagggacgttcgcagcttcgcatgagcgaggaaaggtccagcgggaaggaaaaagttattcctttaagcctgaaggtcagggaaaggctgagcgacaggcttcattgccgagagcggaaaagagtttcctcccgccgaaaggcaataagatcgttattgctggagaagaggcctcaagggaagaggtatatctcccacgacaccaaccaccgaagactcttcacttcgcctggaagacccctgcggatgactatcgcagatgacgcgacctccgtcccgcgactgtagcgggttgtctcttcttgaggaggaggcgtagtgcctccaggcatgaagccgaagcgacgccccggctcgtgaaagatgttgcagtgtggttgtttgagtagcctgtgccgtgggagaagctctcccgggagttccgtcaggggaagcagagggtccggaaaccgttccgcgtatagtcccagtggagctctcagggccattgaaaggttgacagacaacctggtcttgttgagacccattctcaacagacaacaaaggagggaagacgcaggcgtcgatgttgtcccaccatcaccggaatgcatctagCCAGAGTCTCggagtctgagactggggggaagaacagcagaagcttgaggttccaagctgtcgtgatcaggtcccccagaccaggacttgctggttactcaaggccaaagacccccaggtacactctctctacgaggctctgctcggatagtcggagagaacattcctctgcctggaatgagagccgatggtggtattgagagtatctcaatcatctcggtatctctactgcaagatgcgaaggtgtgaaaatgcgtcccctgctggttagaacacaccAAAACCaggaagtcgtcgcgcacggagcgactcggcaggagctgtaggatctgtagaggggccagactacggcccctaagtctGCCTGAATGACTtttgttcatgcagactaaaacctgataacaatgccctcaaccttctgctacctgtccaaaaaagagcctgaggttagaccagctgttgtgtagccaccacagagcgatagaaacttatcgatactcctgtgggtcacgtcctgcaggaagcgggctgcgaaggtcattagacgcttccagactccagcttgtagcacctgcgtcacagagtagtactactcgaaggcgagggacgttgcgatgtatccgacatcgtgctgtagggcgacatgacgggggagggtctggattcaggtcgagatgaatgtccttgagtccgagctgaagaggtatactggtgactctcccctgtgtccttcctgtgctcccaacccggctgcacgtgaggacaaactgcagctgttcccaaagataacccctcgattcctttactggcaagaaggagaaggtttgggtcatctgatacagaatggtgactcgaaatcttgaaggagttggagcgaaggcccgggaccccaagattctgagtctagccaacaactcaggagcgaacctgaatgttgccttcccctattccttagaaagggcggagtcgtacgagaccaagaagattgcttacacactggccgaggccagagtgagcaggagcaccgtcccccaagacggaatacgatcagaggcctgacgtaatggttcttgagatcTCTTAACCCTTTGACTGCGAAAAGCGAGTATACTCGAAAATTAAAATTTCTCCCTTAACTGCGAAAAGCGAGTTTACCCCACGGCGGCGAAAAAACTTTTTGAATAGCGCCGCCGATACTTTTGACATTCAAGTGTACGCTGAAAACGTTTGCTGTCCAGTAGGTGCTGCCATCTAGTGACCAGAAGACGaaacaaaacgtaaacaaaaacagGTGTTATCAGCTGATGCGACGAAGTTCACGTTATTTACAAACATCAGGTTTTAAAggtatgtattatttatttcagtaataatttatttattctaattagTTCCTGAATATAAGTAGACTATAATAAGTCTGATTAAATcattaaataaatgtaaaatatggtGTAATAGGAGGTAATATGAAGGGCATCTCTTTCAAGCCTAGTATGCCTATTTTACTGTAAGTTGGCCAACTTCGATTATGTTAGGATAGGCTTTGAGTATAGGCCTGGACTTATTATGATGGTAGAATATGATGTACGTATATTACCATAAACTCTAGGCCTAATATCAGTGTCTTCAAATATGTGATAATATGCAAATTGTAAAGACAAATCATTATGATGGTAGAATATGATGTACGTATATTACCATAAACTCTAGGCCTAATATCAGTGTCTTCAAATATGTGATAATATGCAAATTGTAAAGACAAATCATAGGCTACCTGTAGGCTACATGGTAggctacacactctctctctctctctctctctctctctctctctctctctctctctctctctctctcttatatatatatatatgtgtgtgtgtatatgtatatgtatatgtacagtatatgtatatgtatatatatatgtatatatatatatatatatatatgtctagtagctataaatgtaatttctttattagggtatgctaattttattttttactttcaggaTCACCTATAATGGCTTCAAAAAGGAAGAGGTGTGCAACACAACGGGAGATTGCTGATATTCTTGCAGAAGAAGACTCAGAAACAGAGGATTTATTTGTACAAAGGGAAGAAGAACTATATGAGGATTAGTGCACAAAAGTAGTCTAGCAAGCTACTTTTCTAAAAAGTTTTGGCTGAGACACCTGGTTTTTCCAATATAATGTCACGTGACAGGTATGAAATTATCCGTTCCTGTCTACATTTTGCAGATAATTCTGTTGATGGTAATGATGACAGACTTtataaaataaaaccaattttaGACATGGTGAAAGATCTATATTCTAAATATTATGTAAGTGGTAGAGATTTGAGTGTAGATGAAAGTATGGTGAATTTCAAAGGGAGGCTTTTTTTCAAGCAGTACATGCCTAAAAAGCCTACCAAATGGGGAATTAAGGTTTGGTCTCTCTGTGACTCTAAGACTGGTTATCTGTTGAAATTTGATGTTTACACAGGGAAGGGGCTAGATTCTAATAAAGGCAAAGGACTTGGTGCATCTGTTGTAGAAAATTTGTTTGAAGGCTTTGAAAACAAAGGCCATGTAGTTTACATGGACAGCTTTTTTAGTGGAGTACCCCTTTTTCAAAAACTTCGAAGTAAAGGTACTGGAGCATGTGGGACAGTTCGTCCAAACAGAAAATATTTGCCATCACAGATGAAAAAAGTAAAACCTAAGAAAGGCcagctaccaataatgtggaagagtAAAGATGAGGAATTGGTTGCTGTCGTTTGGCAAGATAGTGGTAGAGTAAATATCCTTTTGAGTGTTGGGGACACAGGTACAGTGAAAAaatctattcaatctaagaaagggGTAAGGGAAGTAGATAAACCATCTTTGCAAGCTCAGTACAATAAATATATGGGAGGGGTAGACCTTTTTGATCAATTCTGCTCAACCTACCCCTTCAATCACCGTAGCAAAAAGTGGTATCAGACACTCTGGCATTTTGTGATTGAAGTTGCTCTTGTAAATTCCAAAATTAGTTACAACttgcaaaatagaaagaaattgacCCAGGTTGCGTTTAGACAAGAGGTAATAAAAGGATTGTTAGAAGGATATAACACAAAGCCAAGAAGAAAGAATATTGTTAGGGACTTGGTGGAAAACAAGCGCTTGGGGGAAAGGCATTTTATTGCTCAGTATGAAAATAAGAAGAACCTACCTAATTGTAGTGTTTGTTCAATATTGCCATCTCAATGTTGCAAAAAAGGAAAGGGGACATGTAAGAGGAAGCAGACATCATATTTCTGTAAACAGTGCCCACAAAACCCTCCTCTTTGTGTTGTCCCctgttttgaaatttttcatactGTGATGAATTATAAGAAAACATGTAAATGTAAGGATGAAATGAAGTAAATGtgtcttttttgtcaattgtttgtaattttttcatattttttgtaataaaattttacttccataacttttctggttttattaacaatttttgatattttccaaaatataacaaaatttgtactagttttgaatcaaaatttaagtacataatcataacaatatttcagtatatttcattaatttagttatttttcatcataaaaaacatATTCCAACCCATTTTACATGTCAATTTTGATGATATgcaattttcgtaatttttttgaaaaagtaCGTTTTTggggtaaaaatggtaaaaaatgtgttaaaaacaaaaaaaatatagagtTTAAGAGTCATGAATAGATGGAAAACATTGTTTCCAATATCAGGGGGtacttagaaattaatttctacaaacTTCAAAATTTGCAGGCAAATTACGTTTTTCGGGGACAAAAATCCTCCCAGCACTACGCAGCCAAAGggttaagggactaaaaagtccgaaccatgctccatggaggaggactcactccgactgggggcagggacgtttgcagcttcgcatgagcgaagaaaggtccagcgggaaggaaaaagtctattcctttcagcctgaaggccagagaaaggctgagcgacaggcttcactgccgagagcggaaaggagtttcctcccgccgaaaagcaataagtccgttattgctggagaagaggcctcaagggaagaggtatctctcccacgacaccaaccacagaagactctccacttcgcctggtagacccctgcggatgactattgcaggtgacgcgacctccgctccgcgactgtcgcgggttgtctcttcttgaggaggcggcgtagtgtctccaggcgtgaagccgaagcgatgccacggctcatgaaagatgttgtagtgtggttgtttgagtagcctgtgccgtgggagaagctctcccgggagttccatcaggggaagcagagggtccggaaaccgttccgcgtatagtcacagtggagctctcagggccatcgaaaggttgacagacaacctggtcttgttgagacccattctcaacagacaacaatggtgggaagatgcaggcgtcgatgttgtcccaccatcaccggaaagcattttgccaaagagtcttagggtctgagactggggggaagaacagcttgaagttccaggctgtcgcgatcaggtcccccaggccaggacttgctggttactaaaggccaaagacccccaggtaccctttatctgcgaggctctgctcagatagtcggagaggaCATTCCTCTGCccagaatgagcgagccgatagtggtatagagaggacctcggatcatctcagtatctctactgcaagatgcgaaggtatgaaaatgcgtcccttgctggttggaatacagTACGCCAGTACCACGAAGTCGTCGCGcatggagcgactcggcaggaactgtaggatctgtagaggggccagactacggcccctaagcctgcctgaatgatggagaggtatccctcaggtcctgaccataggcctgaaccggaacatgccccccccccccctttttctttgattagtccgagaacagcatcaaaatgtggggaaaggacgagaatatccactcccatcaagaggttccataggtcaacacccattgcaggtctaaacgttccgctggtcccataggggctaGAAAGTcaggttaatcgttgctttgataccaccggaacttgggccgccccacagggaacttatcctgaggcgaccgttcgggactttagacgggtcaatgaggaaaagagacccagcaaacgttccaaggtagggctgaaagctctgcttgactgagaacaggtactgcgactctcctcagccttgccacagtcaactgaagagaaggctcggagaaggaggcaacaggatctggcgtccccaggctgtcacccatccaagtactgaccagacccaacgttgcttaacttcgctgatcggacgagaagcggtgtttccaacgtggtaaggccattgactcaatatcatggctagatactccagatgttgaggcagatgtagagaaggctcctagcaaattaccatgatccctcactcatggtaaggacccggaagcttgtcccggcgttgaagaaggtcgaacccgagcctaccggagttggccagacctccaaaaggcgaaggaggcgaaggaggcggaagcctgctcctgagcggccatgaggaaagcagggagagttctctggggaaaaacctgcgatgccgcgccgggatcgccacaccgcatcttaagactaggctgaattccaagagcttcctggaagatggatggaatggaaactggaagtacccatccttccgatccagggcctaaggagtcctgccgcctcgttaccagtctgatcgattatgctgttccacgctggacgaagtttgttcgacaaacttgatcagagctgagaggtcgacgacggaatttccgtctcagatgctttcctacgagaaaggatcgactgaagaagccagggggtgaagccgtcgacgaccctatggaggaccttctcctaaggcatggatcattctgcccaaacgggcaaaactcttgccgagagaggttcagtgacactgaattcactgacagagacggagagatagtaagagcgaggcgcgatattcttggctgatcacggagatcgtgcaggaatcggcatcgggaagctgttattcggatgagtaaccttaggcatcctcccagcgtgagacctgcaagggggggttgccaatcctagagtttgtgaactctgccgctccctctaggattatgcccccccgggagagcctcccgtgctacctgtccctgacaggaggggactgctattggacaccttgtcttagctgccgtagccagtCCGATAACTTaagccgacgaggctgaaagaagaggcactggaggcctgcagggtctggaagaaagcgccttggaggagtgaaaacggaagtcgacttcctccgcacaaccgctgtccatgtctctgtccttggacacaaacaagctcttctcaaggatggaagagtgtctgagcttgtcgacatccacggatgagacacccgagaggaagccctcggtcactgcgtctagatggtccaacatcgagcttgcccgcaagttcgaaaattggcaacgaaacgccaaggtgcttgagcccgagaggaggaaagtacccatgatcttcctggagcttccttgtacaaaacctcgggtcgcaaccgaggagggaaaggacctggtaagccccttccacgagatggagaagaggaaggggtaaaccagtcaccccttgcccgacggagaaaactcgaacggaaagctccctggcaagacccttccagggaatgacgaagaagggctaacccaggttctggaaagaagaatgttgctcagacctccctgaagattcttcctgctcttgcatgtgccatgctctgcgtttacggggtgaagaccgcgttctggaaatacgctccagaagactcgccaggctggccatgttgcgaaaccccgacgggaatcgcggccGCGATCGCCCTGGGGCtcacgcgatggtaaatcaatggtttgcgcgtggctgaacgtggaagcgcccatgcgcgggcacgcaggagcatagtcgaaagtgcgcgagggagcgcagaaggagggcgagcgtggtaggaagggcgagagctggtggtcggaatccgaaagttcacaggcgaccgatgacccgtaggcgagcaatggatactgcaggaatcaagccgacgttcgcgcgatggaacaccgtaggctcgcgcgatggaacaccgtaggctcgcacgatggaacaccgtcggttcgcgcgacggaacaccgtcagttcgcgcgacggaacaccgtcggttcgcgcgacggaacaccgtcggttcgcgcgacggaacaccgtcggttcgcgcgacggaacaccgtcggttcgcgcgacggaacaccgtcggttcgcgcgacggaacaccgtcggttcgcgcgacggaacaccgttggttcgcgcgacggaacaccgttggtccgcgcgatggaataccgttggttcgcgcgggggcgaacattggagcgcatgcgcgtaggcgcgcgggcacgtgggtgtGCGGTcgtgcgggcacgtgggcgtgcggtcgcgcaggcacgtgggcgtgcggtcgtgcGGGCACATGGGCGTGCGGTcacgcaggcacgtgggcgtgtggtcgcgcaggcacgtgggcgcacgggtgagcgcaggcggtcgggagaccaatagcgcgtaggcgggcgatggcgcgttgacaagcgatggcgcgtcttggcgagcgatggcccgtaggcgagtgaaggcgcgttggcaagcgatggcgcgtcggcaagcgatggcgcattggcaagcgacggcgcgttggcgagcggtggtgcattaacaaaacgctagcgcgcaggcgaagaatcgcgctggcgcgtaggcgatcgctaacgcgtaagagactagggatggttagcgcgcatcgcactaaacagaaggcgcgcaggtgcatcaggaaggtgagcgctgaagcgagctgtcagtcaggcgatcctggacagtcaggaaaaaccgttggcgcccattggtgcgtggcaaagaagggcgcgcagatgtgcgctggcgattgaagaaagctggcgcacagaaggacagaagta is a genomic window containing:
- the LOC137647326 gene encoding piggyBac transposable element-derived protein 4-like codes for the protein MSRDRYEIIRSCLHFADNSVDGNDDRLYKIKPILDMVKDLYSKYYVSGRDLSVDESMVNFKGRLFFKQYMPKKPTKWGIKVWSLCDSKTGYLLKFDVYTGKGLDSNKGKGLGASVVENLFEGFENKGHVVYMDSFFSGVPLFQKLRSKGTGACGTVRPNRKYLPSQMKKVKPKKGQLPIMWKSKDEELVAVVWQDSGRVNILLSVGDTGTVKKSIQSKKGVREVDKPSLQAQYNKYMGGVDLFDQFCSTYPFNHRSKKWYQTLWHFVIEVALVNSKISYNLQNRKKLTQVAFRQEVIKGLLEGYNTKPRRKNIVRDLVENKRLGERHFIAQYENKKNLPNCSVCSILPSQCCKKGKGTCKRKQTSYFCKQCPQNPPLCVVPCFEIFHTVMNYKKTCKCKDEMK